In Festucalex cinctus isolate MCC-2025b chromosome 21, RoL_Fcin_1.0, whole genome shotgun sequence, one genomic interval encodes:
- the kcns3a gene encoding potassium voltage-gated channel subfamily S member 3a isoform X2, translating to MGYGQILHKRCYDEQQLRLNVGGLRFEVSGDTLQQFPHTRLARLLRCRSETAILELCDDYSAADKEYYFDRNPRVFVCVLNFYQTGRLHMIEDVCVFSFSQEIEYWGVQEFHLADCCSNWFHERKEYIHHRDWDAMSEDGHQPSIDSSMAELSALDRDLAKFEGTWCAELRSYVWLRLEDPGHSRASKIIALASLSVVLTSIIAMCVHSMPEFQTLDDNDKPVEDPVLAILEVICIVCFSTEFLVRLIVAPSCRKFLWNPLNIIDMVSILPFYATLALEKGDEEGGEENEDIENVGKVVQVLRLMRILRILKLARHSIGLRALGATVRHSYNEVGLLLLFLSVGISIFSALIYFAEKEEEDTDLGTIPSGWWWATITMTTVGFGDTCPVTLAGKIVATLCIICGLLVVALPVTIIFNKFSKYYQRNQVIESQGLPKPERQDPELPHYNIRDLFTEKVYPFLGSVTLRKSVSSSGDDTDASSLQDIDMYTADDHEN from the coding sequence ATGGGCTATGGGCAAATCCTCCACAAACGCTGCTACGACGAGCAGCAGCTCCGCCTCAACGTCGGAGGCCTTCGCTTCGAGGTGTCCGGAGACACGTTGCAGCAGTTCCCGCACACGCGTCTGGCCCGCCTGCTGCGCTGCCGGAGCGAGACGGCCATCCTGGAGCTGTGCGACGACTACAGCGCCGCCGACAAGGAGTACTACTTCGACCGCAATCCCCGGGTGTTCGTCTGCGTGCTCAACTTCTACCAGACGGGACGCCTGCACATGATCGAGGACGTGTGCGTGTTTTCCTTCAGCCAGGAGATCGAGTACTGGGGCGTGCAGGAGTTCCACCTGGCCGACTGCTGCAGCAACTGGTTCCACGAGAGGAAGGAGTACATCCATCACCGGGACTGGGACGCCATGAGCGAGGACGGCCACCAGCCGAGCATCGACTCGTCGATGGCCGAGCTGTCGGCGCTGGATCGGGACTTGGCCAAGTTCGAGGGCACGTGGTGCGCCGAGTTGCGGAGCTACGTGTGGCTCAGGCTGGAGGATCCGGGTCACTCGCGAGCGTCCAAGATCATCGCCTTGGCGTCCCTCAGCGTGGTCTTGACGTCCATCATCGCCATGTGCGTCCACAGCATGCCCGAATTCCAGACCCTGGATGACAACGACAAGCCCGTCGAGGACCCCGTCCTCGCCATCCTGGAGGTGATCTGCATCGTGTGCTTCTCCACCGAGTTCCTCGTCCGGCTGATCGTGGCCCCCTCCTGCAGGAAGTTCCTCTGGAATCCGTTGAACATTATCGACATGGTCTCCATCCTGCCCTTCTACGCCACCCTGGCTCTGGAAAAGGGCGACGAGGAGGGCGGCGAGGAGAACGAAGACATCGAGAACGTGGGGAAAGTGGTGCAGGTCCTCCGCCTCATGAGGATTCTCCGAATCCTGAAACTGGCCCGCCACTCCATCGGGCTGCGAGCGCTGGGCGCCACCGTGCGCCACAGCTACAACGAGGTGGGGCTCCTTCTTCTGTTCCTCTCCGTCGGGATCTCCATCTTCTCCGCCCTTATCTACTTTGCGGAGAAGGAGGAAGAAGACACGGACTTGGGCACCATCCCGTCTGGTTGGTGGTGGGCCACCATCACCATGACGACGGTGGGCTTCGGGGACACCTGCCCAGTGACGCTGGCGGGGAAGATTGTAGCCACCTTGTGTATCATCTGCGGACTTTTAGTGGTGGCGCTGCCCGttactattatttttaataagttCTCCAAGTACTACCAGAGGAACCAAGTCATCGAGAGCCAAGGTCTCCCCAAACCCGAGAGACAGGACCCTGAACTTCCTCATTACAACATAAGGGACTTGTTCACCGAGAAGGTGTATCCCTTTCTCGGGAGCGTCACTCTTAGGAAGAGCGTAAGCAGCAGCGGGGATGACACGGACGCGTCCAGCTTACAGGACATCGACATGTACACTGCGGATGATCATGAAAACTGA
- the kcns3a gene encoding potassium voltage-gated channel subfamily S member 3a isoform X1 — protein sequence MDLKAPRPLIGCKTSLLALKMRAQSTMGYGQILHKRCYDEQQLRLNVGGLRFEVSGDTLQQFPHTRLARLLRCRSETAILELCDDYSAADKEYYFDRNPRVFVCVLNFYQTGRLHMIEDVCVFSFSQEIEYWGVQEFHLADCCSNWFHERKEYIHHRDWDAMSEDGHQPSIDSSMAELSALDRDLAKFEGTWCAELRSYVWLRLEDPGHSRASKIIALASLSVVLTSIIAMCVHSMPEFQTLDDNDKPVEDPVLAILEVICIVCFSTEFLVRLIVAPSCRKFLWNPLNIIDMVSILPFYATLALEKGDEEGGEENEDIENVGKVVQVLRLMRILRILKLARHSIGLRALGATVRHSYNEVGLLLLFLSVGISIFSALIYFAEKEEEDTDLGTIPSGWWWATITMTTVGFGDTCPVTLAGKIVATLCIICGLLVVALPVTIIFNKFSKYYQRNQVIESQGLPKPERQDPELPHYNIRDLFTEKVYPFLGSVTLRKSVSSSGDDTDASSLQDIDMYTADDHEN from the exons ATGGACCTCAAAGCACCAAGGCCCTTGATTGGATGTAAAACTAGTCTATTGGCCCTTAAGATGAGAGCACAAAG CACCATGGGCTATGGGCAAATCCTCCACAAACGCTGCTACGACGAGCAGCAGCTCCGCCTCAACGTCGGAGGCCTTCGCTTCGAGGTGTCCGGAGACACGTTGCAGCAGTTCCCGCACACGCGTCTGGCCCGCCTGCTGCGCTGCCGGAGCGAGACGGCCATCCTGGAGCTGTGCGACGACTACAGCGCCGCCGACAAGGAGTACTACTTCGACCGCAATCCCCGGGTGTTCGTCTGCGTGCTCAACTTCTACCAGACGGGACGCCTGCACATGATCGAGGACGTGTGCGTGTTTTCCTTCAGCCAGGAGATCGAGTACTGGGGCGTGCAGGAGTTCCACCTGGCCGACTGCTGCAGCAACTGGTTCCACGAGAGGAAGGAGTACATCCATCACCGGGACTGGGACGCCATGAGCGAGGACGGCCACCAGCCGAGCATCGACTCGTCGATGGCCGAGCTGTCGGCGCTGGATCGGGACTTGGCCAAGTTCGAGGGCACGTGGTGCGCCGAGTTGCGGAGCTACGTGTGGCTCAGGCTGGAGGATCCGGGTCACTCGCGAGCGTCCAAGATCATCGCCTTGGCGTCCCTCAGCGTGGTCTTGACGTCCATCATCGCCATGTGCGTCCACAGCATGCCCGAATTCCAGACCCTGGATGACAACGACAAGCCCGTCGAGGACCCCGTCCTCGCCATCCTGGAGGTGATCTGCATCGTGTGCTTCTCCACCGAGTTCCTCGTCCGGCTGATCGTGGCCCCCTCCTGCAGGAAGTTCCTCTGGAATCCGTTGAACATTATCGACATGGTCTCCATCCTGCCCTTCTACGCCACCCTGGCTCTGGAAAAGGGCGACGAGGAGGGCGGCGAGGAGAACGAAGACATCGAGAACGTGGGGAAAGTGGTGCAGGTCCTCCGCCTCATGAGGATTCTCCGAATCCTGAAACTGGCCCGCCACTCCATCGGGCTGCGAGCGCTGGGCGCCACCGTGCGCCACAGCTACAACGAGGTGGGGCTCCTTCTTCTGTTCCTCTCCGTCGGGATCTCCATCTTCTCCGCCCTTATCTACTTTGCGGAGAAGGAGGAAGAAGACACGGACTTGGGCACCATCCCGTCTGGTTGGTGGTGGGCCACCATCACCATGACGACGGTGGGCTTCGGGGACACCTGCCCAGTGACGCTGGCGGGGAAGATTGTAGCCACCTTGTGTATCATCTGCGGACTTTTAGTGGTGGCGCTGCCCGttactattatttttaataagttCTCCAAGTACTACCAGAGGAACCAAGTCATCGAGAGCCAAGGTCTCCCCAAACCCGAGAGACAGGACCCTGAACTTCCTCATTACAACATAAGGGACTTGTTCACCGAGAAGGTGTATCCCTTTCTCGGGAGCGTCACTCTTAGGAAGAGCGTAAGCAGCAGCGGGGATGACACGGACGCGTCCAGCTTACAGGACATCGACATGTACACTGCGGATGATCATGAAAACTGA